One Triticum dicoccoides isolate Atlit2015 ecotype Zavitan chromosome 4B, WEW_v2.0, whole genome shotgun sequence genomic window carries:
- the LOC119293440 gene encoding heavy metal-associated isoprenylated plant protein 23-like has translation MGGTLRFLSDVLLGSSSQRRHSKKRRQFNTVELKVKMDCDGCELKIRNTLANMKGAQSVEINRKQHKVTVKGFVEPQRVLRRVQSTGKRAELWPYVPYTNPYMAPVYDKRAPAGHVRKVEGVMPVSAGQEERLATLFSDDNPNACSVM, from the exons ATGGGAGGCACCCTGCGGTTCCTGTCGGATGTGCTGCTAGGTAGCAGCAGCCAGAGGCGGCACAGCAAGAAGCGGAGGCAGTTCAACACGGTGGAGCTCAAGGTGAAGATGGACTGCGACGGCTGCGAGCTCAAGATCCGGAACACCCTCGCCAACATGAAAG GTGCTCAGTCAGTGGAGATCAACCGGAAGCAGCACAAGGTGACGGTGAAGGGGTTCGTGGAGCCGCAGCGTGTGCTGAGGAGAGTCCAGTCGACGGGGAAGCGGGCCGAGCTCTGGCCGTACGTGCCTTACACAAACCCCTACATGGCGCCGGTGTACGACAAGCGGGCTCCCGCCGGCCACGTGCGCAAGGTGGAAGGTGTCATGCCGGTCTCTGCCGGCCAGGAGGAGCGCCTCGCCACGCTCTTCAGCGACGACAACCCAAACGCCTGCTCCGTCATGTAG